A portion of the Bacillus sp. es.034 genome contains these proteins:
- the hutP gene encoding hut operon transcriptional regulator HutP → MNKTDHTRIGKNAMLLLLLDREEEEWNRHFNELNWSYCTGKIGSMDSQKIVAAIETAAKRSDLVREDLYREMHALYHAIMEALTGVTRGQTQLGEILRTVGLRFSVVRGTPYESEEEGEWIAVALYGTIGAPIKGLEHETIGLGINHI, encoded by the coding sequence TATCGGAAAGAATGCCATGCTTCTTCTCCTGTTAGACAGGGAAGAGGAAGAGTGGAATCGTCATTTCAATGAGCTGAATTGGAGTTACTGCACCGGGAAAATCGGTTCCATGGACAGCCAGAAAATCGTAGCCGCGATTGAAACAGCGGCGAAGCGGAGTGACCTGGTACGGGAAGATCTGTACCGGGAGATGCATGCCCTGTATCACGCCATCATGGAAGCGCTGACTGGGGTCACCCGCGGTCAGACCCAATTGGGTGAAATCCTGCGGACAGTGGGCTTGCGATTCTCCGTTGTGAGAGGGACTCCTTATGAAAGTGAAGAGGAAGGCGAATGGATCGCAGTCGCGTTATACGGAACGATTGGTGCGCCCATTAAGGGGTTGGAGCACGAAACGATCGGACTCGGAATCAATCATATTTAA
- the hutH gene encoding histidine ammonia-lyase produces the protein MVDLTGCSLSLDEAKRVIYGKEPVELSPLSMERVRKSREAVERIVKEKRVVYGINTGFGKFSDVLIDADDVEELQLNLIHSHACGVGDPFPENVSRAMLLLRCNALLKGYSGVRPVIVERLAEFLNKGIHPVVPQQGSLGASGDLAPLSHLALALMGEGEVHYQGEVHQTLTVLSKENIFPIQLQAKEGLALINGTQAMTAMGVIGYLEAEELAFQSEMIASLTMEGLRGIMDAFDEDIHLVRGYPQQVATAQRIRDYLQDSKLTTKQGELRVQDAYSLRCIPQVHGASWQALDYVKEKLEIEMNAATDNPLIFDDGEKVISGGNFHGQPIAFAMDFMKIAIAELANISERRIERLVNPQLNDLPPFLSPQPGLQSGAMIMQYCAASLVSENKTLAHPASVDSIPSSANQEDHVSMGTIGSRHAYQILQNTRRVLAVELICNLQAAEHRGTDLMASKTRQFYEAARKVIPSITKDRIFSKDIEKANQWLQQTTLNTLIKPTKTKEETTNG, from the coding sequence ATGGTGGATTTGACGGGTTGTAGTTTGAGTTTGGATGAGGCGAAGCGGGTGATTTATGGGAAGGAGCCTGTGGAGCTTTCGCCGCTTAGTATGGAGCGGGTGCGGAAGAGTCGCGAGGCGGTTGAGAGGATAGTGAAGGAGAAGCGTGTGGTGTACGGGATCAACACGGGATTTGGGAAGTTCAGTGATGTGCTGATCGATGCGGACGATGTGGAGGAGCTTCAGCTGAACCTGATTCATTCCCATGCGTGTGGTGTGGGGGATCCGTTTCCGGAGAACGTTTCGCGGGCCATGCTTCTGTTGAGATGCAATGCTCTGTTAAAAGGATATTCCGGTGTTAGACCGGTCATCGTCGAGCGGTTAGCGGAATTCCTGAACAAAGGGATCCACCCAGTTGTCCCGCAGCAGGGTTCATTGGGAGCAAGCGGGGACTTAGCGCCACTATCCCACCTGGCCCTTGCTCTCATGGGCGAAGGCGAAGTCCACTATCAGGGTGAAGTTCACCAGACACTCACTGTCCTTTCTAAAGAAAACATCTTCCCAATCCAGCTTCAGGCAAAAGAAGGATTGGCACTGATCAACGGAACCCAGGCGATGACGGCGATGGGTGTCATAGGATACCTCGAAGCGGAGGAGCTTGCCTTCCAGAGTGAGATGATCGCCAGTCTGACCATGGAAGGACTTAGAGGAATCATGGATGCTTTCGACGAAGATATTCATTTAGTAAGGGGATATCCTCAACAGGTGGCAACGGCTCAAAGAATCAGGGATTACCTGCAGGACAGTAAGCTCACAACGAAGCAAGGAGAGCTCCGGGTCCAGGACGCCTATTCCTTACGGTGCATCCCACAAGTCCACGGAGCATCCTGGCAGGCGCTTGATTATGTAAAAGAAAAGCTCGAAATCGAAATGAACGCGGCAACGGATAACCCGCTCATTTTTGACGACGGAGAAAAGGTCATTTCAGGCGGAAATTTCCACGGACAGCCGATTGCGTTCGCCATGGACTTCATGAAAATCGCTATTGCAGAACTCGCCAACATCTCGGAACGACGGATCGAACGACTTGTGAACCCGCAGCTCAATGATCTGCCACCGTTCTTAAGTCCACAGCCAGGTCTGCAGTCAGGAGCGATGATCATGCAATACTGCGCGGCGTCACTTGTCTCAGAAAACAAAACTCTTGCCCATCCAGCGAGCGTCGATTCGATCCCGTCATCAGCAAACCAGGAAGACCATGTCAGCATGGGAACGATCGGATCCCGCCACGCTTACCAGATCCTTCAGAACACGAGAAGAGTCCTCGCCGTCGAGCTCATCTGCAACCTGCAGGCAGCAGAACATCGAGGGACGGACCTCATGGCCAGCAAGACACGGCAATTTTACGAAGCAGCGAGAAAGGTCATTCCTTCCATCACGAAGGACCGGATCTTCTCGAAAGACATAGAAAAAGCCAACCAGTGGCTGCAGCAAACCACGCTTAACACATTGATCAAACCAACCAAAACAAAGGAGGAAACGACAAATGGTTAA
- the hutU gene encoding urocanate hydratase yields MVKADKRIVNVKRGTDLECKGWEQEAVLRMLYNNLDPEVAEIPEELVVYGGIGKAARNWESFDAIVHTLRNLENDETMLVQSGKPVGVFKTHKAAPRVLLSNSVLVPKWANWEHFHELDQKGLMMYGQMTAGSWIYIGTQGILQGTYETFAALAKKHFNNSLKGTITLTAGLGGMGGAQPLAVTMNGGVVIAVDVDAERIQKRLDTKYCDVKTDSIEEALMMAYEARDQGKPLSIALLGNAAEVHHGLLKRDVKIDIVTDQTSAHDPLNGYVPEGYTPEAAAELRKQDPKAYTALSQKSMAKHVEAMLEFQHRGSIVFDYGNNIRQVAKDEGVENAFDFPGFVPAYIRPLFCEGKGPFRWAALSGDPEDIYRTDRLIKELFPENEALNRWIDMAQEQVAFQGLPSRICWLGYGERVKMGLAINELVKNGELKAPVVIGRDHLDCGSVASPNRETESMKDGSDAVGDWAILNALINTAAGGSWISFHHGGGVGMGYSLHAGMVVVADGTDLAQERLERVLTTDPGMGVIRHVDAGYDIAEKTAEKHNIHIPMNKGGE; encoded by the coding sequence ATGGTTAAGGCAGACAAACGAATCGTAAACGTAAAAAGAGGGACGGACCTTGAATGTAAAGGGTGGGAGCAGGAAGCTGTTCTGCGCATGCTATACAATAACCTTGATCCTGAAGTAGCGGAAATTCCCGAGGAGCTCGTCGTATACGGCGGAATCGGGAAAGCGGCCCGTAACTGGGAATCCTTCGATGCCATCGTCCATACGCTCAGAAACCTAGAGAACGATGAAACCATGCTCGTCCAATCCGGTAAGCCGGTTGGTGTCTTCAAAACCCATAAAGCGGCTCCAAGAGTCCTGCTGTCGAACTCAGTGCTTGTGCCGAAATGGGCGAACTGGGAGCACTTCCACGAGCTTGATCAAAAAGGTCTCATGATGTACGGCCAAATGACGGCGGGAAGCTGGATCTATATCGGGACTCAAGGGATCCTGCAAGGGACTTACGAAACGTTCGCGGCCCTGGCGAAAAAGCATTTCAACAACTCCCTTAAAGGGACGATTACCCTTACAGCCGGCTTAGGCGGAATGGGTGGGGCGCAACCACTCGCCGTCACGATGAACGGAGGAGTCGTGATCGCCGTCGACGTGGATGCAGAGCGCATCCAGAAGCGTCTCGACACCAAATACTGTGACGTGAAAACCGATTCCATCGAGGAAGCGCTGATGATGGCATATGAAGCACGTGACCAGGGTAAGCCTCTGTCCATCGCTTTACTTGGAAACGCGGCTGAGGTTCATCATGGACTCCTCAAGCGTGACGTTAAAATCGATATCGTGACCGACCAGACATCGGCCCACGATCCACTCAACGGTTATGTACCAGAAGGATATACACCTGAAGCGGCGGCAGAACTGCGCAAACAGGACCCGAAAGCCTACACGGCCCTTTCACAAAAAAGCATGGCGAAACACGTAGAGGCGATGCTCGAATTCCAGCATAGGGGATCGATCGTATTTGACTACGGCAACAACATCCGTCAGGTGGCAAAAGACGAAGGAGTCGAAAACGCCTTTGATTTCCCTGGATTCGTCCCGGCATACATCCGTCCATTGTTCTGTGAAGGAAAAGGACCATTCCGCTGGGCGGCACTATCAGGGGATCCAGAAGATATTTACAGAACAGACCGTCTGATCAAAGAGCTTTTCCCTGAAAATGAAGCCTTGAATCGCTGGATTGATATGGCACAGGAGCAGGTGGCGTTCCAAGGGCTTCCTTCCCGCATCTGCTGGCTTGGCTACGGTGAGCGTGTAAAGATGGGTCTTGCCATCAATGAACTCGTGAAAAACGGCGAGCTGAAGGCACCGGTCGTCATTGGCCGTGATCATCTGGACTGCGGATCCGTTGCCTCGCCGAATCGTGAAACGGAAAGCATGAAGGATGGAAGTGACGCGGTGGGTGACTGGGCCATCCTGAACGCACTCATCAACACCGCGGCAGGCGGCTCATGGATTTCCTTCCACCACGGCGGCGGAGTGGGTATGGGTTACTCACTGCACGCCGGAATGGTCGTTGTGGCAGACGGGACGGACCTTGCACAGGAACGTCTTGAGAGAGTCCTCACAACCGACCCTGGAATGGGCGTTATCCGTCACGTCGACGCAGGATACGATATCGCAGAAAAAACAGCCGAAAAACACAACATCCACATCCCAATGAACAAAGGAGGAGAATAA
- the hutI gene encoding imidazolonepropionase, producing the protein MTTTQFDTIIDNIGQLLTMDHGDGPLKGEGMGKLPVLESSAIAIKDGLVAWIGTHEEAQSLKATERIDAEGKLVSPGLVDPHTHLVFGGSREHEMALKQQGVPYLEILKRGGGILSTVGATREASEEELLTKARFHLNRMISYGVTTVEAKSGYGLDRQTELKQLKVAKQLNDTHPAEIVSTFLGAHAIPPEFKGRSDEFLQEMLDLLVDIEKDRLAEFVDIFCETGVFTVEQSREFLKKAKEKGFSVKIHADEIDPLGGTEMATEIGATSGDHLVGASDKGIQALGETDTIAVLLPGTSFYLNKGKFANARGMMEAGAAVALSTDFNPGSSPTENLQFIMNLASLQLKMTPEEIWNAVTVNSAYAINRGDSAGKLILGRKADIVLWDVPNYHYVPYHYGVNHTNTVMKDGCIIYRKEKLHEHISTH; encoded by the coding sequence ATGACCACTACACAATTCGACACCATCATCGACAATATAGGCCAGCTCCTGACGATGGATCATGGGGACGGACCTCTGAAAGGGGAGGGGATGGGCAAGCTTCCCGTACTCGAGAGTTCGGCCATTGCCATCAAGGACGGCCTTGTCGCCTGGATCGGCACACACGAAGAAGCACAATCCCTCAAAGCAACGGAACGAATCGATGCAGAAGGAAAGCTCGTCTCACCAGGTCTCGTCGATCCTCATACGCACCTGGTCTTCGGAGGATCCCGTGAACACGAAATGGCCCTCAAGCAGCAGGGTGTTCCTTACTTAGAAATCCTGAAGCGTGGAGGCGGCATCCTATCTACAGTGGGTGCTACCCGCGAAGCATCTGAAGAAGAACTTCTCACAAAAGCACGCTTTCATCTAAATAGAATGATTTCATACGGTGTCACCACAGTAGAAGCGAAGAGCGGATACGGTCTTGACCGCCAGACAGAACTGAAACAGCTAAAAGTAGCCAAACAACTAAACGACACACACCCGGCAGAAATCGTCTCCACATTCCTGGGAGCACACGCCATCCCACCGGAATTCAAAGGACGCTCTGATGAATTCCTACAGGAAATGCTCGACCTATTAGTCGACATCGAAAAAGACCGGCTCGCAGAATTCGTCGACATTTTCTGCGAAACAGGTGTATTCACTGTGGAGCAGTCCCGCGAGTTCCTGAAAAAAGCCAAAGAAAAAGGCTTCTCCGTTAAAATCCATGCCGACGAAATCGATCCACTCGGCGGAACGGAAATGGCAACGGAAATCGGAGCCACAAGCGGAGACCACTTAGTAGGAGCATCTGACAAAGGCATCCAGGCACTGGGCGAAACCGACACGATCGCCGTCCTCCTGCCAGGAACGTCCTTCTACCTGAACAAAGGCAAGTTCGCCAACGCACGAGGAATGATGGAAGCGGGAGCGGCCGTCGCCCTATCCACCGACTTCAACCCGGGCAGCTCACCGACGGAGAACCTGCAGTTCATCATGAACCTGGCATCCCTGCAATTGAAAATGACGCCGGAAGAAATCTGGAACGCCGTCACCGTCAACTCGGCCTACGCCATCAACAGAGGAGACTCGGCAGGAAAGCTGATCCTTGGCCGTAAAGCCGACATCGTCCTATGGGATGTGCCGAACTATCACTATGTCCCATATCACTACGGGGTCAACCATACGAATACCGTCATGAAAGACGGCTGTATCATCTACCGCAAGGAGAAGCTTCATGAGCATATTTCAACACATTAA
- the hutG gene encoding formimidoylglutamase — protein sequence MSIFQHIKPAGKAQFKDRYTTKAAELLTPWEEGRKGDIAIIGAPLSKPSISHSGASFAPDAIRRCLNSFTTYNIERGTDLADDQKTIIDFGDISMHPTSIEESHQRIYESTKAATSTNAAPFTIILGGDHSITTSTIKAIKETKGTVGIIQFDAHHDLRNTEDGGPTNGTPFRRLLEGGHIQGEHLIQIGIRNYANAKAYHDYALEQGVTVYTMKDVRQQQITKLIQESLTQLESKVDTIYLSVDMDVLDQAYAPGCPAIGPGGMHPDTLTEAVQAALQHHKVHTMDIVEIDPTLDIRDMTSRIASLLIINSLI from the coding sequence ATGAGCATATTTCAACACATTAAGCCGGCAGGAAAAGCGCAGTTTAAGGACCGCTACACAACCAAAGCAGCGGAACTCCTGACACCTTGGGAAGAGGGAAGGAAAGGGGACATCGCCATCATCGGCGCTCCCCTCTCCAAACCCTCCATCTCCCACTCAGGAGCAAGCTTCGCACCGGACGCCATCAGACGGTGCCTAAATTCGTTCACAACCTATAACATCGAAAGAGGGACGGACCTCGCCGACGACCAGAAAACCATCATCGACTTCGGCGACATCTCCATGCACCCTACTTCCATCGAAGAGTCGCATCAGCGAATCTATGAATCAACGAAAGCAGCAACGAGCACGAACGCAGCACCGTTCACCATCATCCTGGGCGGCGACCATTCCATCACCACGTCAACGATAAAAGCCATCAAGGAAACGAAGGGGACGGTGGGCATCATCCAATTCGATGCCCACCATGACCTCAGGAACACAGAGGACGGGGGACCGACCAATGGTACGCCTTTTAGGAGATTACTAGAAGGTGGCCACATCCAAGGGGAGCATCTTATCCAAATCGGCATCCGCAACTACGCCAATGCGAAAGCCTACCATGATTATGCCCTTGAGCAGGGTGTAACGGTGTATACGATGAAGGACGTCAGACAACAACAGATAACAAAACTCATCCAGGAATCGCTGACCCAACTGGAATCCAAAGTCGACACCATCTACCTCTCCGTCGACATGGACGTCCTCGATCAGGCATATGCTCCAGGCTGCCCGGCGATCGGCCCCGGGGGGATGCATCCTGATACGCTCACAGAGGCGGTCCAGGCTGCCCTGCAGCACCATAAAGTCCACACCATGGACATTGTAGAGATCGACCCGACCCTCGACATCAGAGATATGACGAGCAGAATAGCAAGCCTCTTGATCATAAATTCATTAATCTAA
- a CDS encoding sigma-70 family RNA polymerase sigma factor, which translates to MDEVIQQEKRGVMQMEISEERLIESLIDEYEVQVTKLVYLYVKDWPAAQDITQEVFIKAFHALHQFNHKSSYKTWIYRIAINLCKDYKRSAYFRKNTIVHKFHTILKKETSITPEQELIMNEDNDSVASHVYSLPLKYREVILLYYYEELTTQEIGDTLGINPSTVRTRLDRGREKLKKTMGGRIPNE; encoded by the coding sequence ATGGATGAAGTGATACAACAGGAGAAGAGGGGAGTGATGCAGATGGAGATAAGTGAGGAGAGGTTGATTGAGAGTTTAATTGATGAGTATGAAGTGCAGGTGACGAAATTGGTGTATCTCTATGTGAAAGACTGGCCGGCTGCCCAGGATATTACTCAGGAGGTATTCATCAAAGCATTTCATGCCCTCCATCAGTTCAATCATAAATCCTCTTACAAAACGTGGATTTATAGAATTGCCATTAACTTATGTAAAGATTATAAGCGCTCGGCTTATTTCAGGAAAAATACAATCGTACATAAATTTCATACTATCCTTAAAAAAGAGACATCCATAACACCCGAACAAGAACTCATAATGAACGAAGACAATGATTCAGTTGCCTCTCATGTATACTCACTCCCCCTGAAATATAGAGAAGTCATATTATTATATTACTATGAAGAATTAACGACTCAGGAAATCGGAGACACGCTTGGAATCAATCCTTCAACGGTCCGGACGAGGCTGGACCGGGGGAGAGAGAAGCTGAAGAAAACAATGGGAGGGAGGATTCCCAATGAATAA